CAGGCCGTACGGGGCGTTGACTCCCAAGCCCACCGCCCAGCGAGAGTTGAGCTGCCGGGTGACGAAGAGTGTGGGGACCGGGATGTTGTTGTCGGTCGACGGCGTCGTCACGCCGGTGGCGCTGTCGGTGAAGGCGCCGCGGGGCGAGATCATCGTGACGCCGACCTGGGCGTTCCAGCGATTGCCGCCGCCCACGATCCCGGCTGGGTTGAAGAAGACGGCGCTCGCGTTGCACGGCGACGCGACGCCGGTTCCGGCCCGCGCCATCATGCAGGCGTCGTGTTCGTAAACCCCGAAGCCCTGCGCGTTGGCGCGGGTTGCAGTGGCGGTGACCGCGGCCACGAATGCAGCCGCGCTCAGTACGGCGTGTCGCCGCATGGTTCCTCCGACAGGCGGTTTTATTGAGCGAGAAGCGGAGTCGTTCCGATGTTCCGGAGCCGCAGGGGAGGCTACGACCGATGCGGCGGTTTGTCAATGTCTTACGCTGCTTGCGTGCGCCGGCGGCGAACCCTAGGTTCCCGATGGGATTCGCGGGAATAGCTCAGTTGGTAGAGCACAACCTTGCCAAGGTTGGGGTCGCGGGTTCGAGTCCCGTTTCCCGCTTTCGGCCCGGGTGGCGAAACTGGCAGACGCAGGGGACTTAAAATCCCCGGGGGGCGACCCCTTGCGGGTTCGATTCCCGCCCCGGGTATCGCTTTACCAGTTGCCCTACCCACTTCTCACGTCTCTCACTTCTTGCCGATATACGCTTCCACGCTCGTCCCGAAGCTCATCACGTCTATCGGCTTGGTCAGATAGCCGTCGAAGCCCGCCTTGAGCGCCTTCTCCCGGTCGCCCGACATCGCGTGAGCCGTGAGCGCCACGATCGGAGGCATCGCGTCCCCCGACCCCCGCAGCTTCTCCATGAGTTGGAACCCGTCCTCGCCCGGAAGCTGGATGTCCAGCAACACCAGCTCCGGTTTCTCGGCGCGGAAGGTCTCGACGAGCTGCTCCCCACCGGTTAGGCCCACGACGGTGTGCCCCCGAACGGCGAGCACCGCCTTGAAGAGCTTCATGTTGTCGGGATTGTCCTCGACTATCAGGATCTTGGCCACTAGGAACGGGCTCCCACGCGCCTCAGAACGGCGCGGATGCGCGCGATCAGCGATGCCGGCTGGATCGGCTTGGTAACATAGTCCTCGGCGCCCAACTCGATGCAACGTGTTTCCGTCTCCGGGTCATCGTGCGCCGTGACGACGATGACCGGCACGGCCCGTCCGGCGAGCCGCTGTCGCAACGCCTCGAGCACGCCGTACCCGTTGAGCCGCGGCATGTCCATGTCGAGGAGCAGGATCGCCGGCTGGAGCCGCTGCGCCTGCTCCAGCGCGTCCGCGCCGTCCACGGCTTCGGCCACGTCGAAACCCTGCGACTCCAGAATGGCCCTCTCCAGGTTGCGGATGTAGACGTCGTCGTCGGCGATGAGCACGAGCGGCGGCCCGGGCGCCGGCGGCGTTTCGACGGGCTCCGATGGGGGCGGCGGAGCGGCGGCCGCAACGTGGGCCAGCGGCGACGGCGCGGGCGGCGCGGTAGGCGCGGCGACCGGCTTCAGCACCGGCTCGCCGATCACCCGCACCGCTTCGTCGTACCCCGTCTCCCCGGACCAGACCCGTCGCAGCGCTGATTCCCAGAGCGTCTTCATCCCGTATCGGCGGCCGGACTCGACGATCTGCTCCGATAGCGCGCCCGTCGCGATCAGCTCGGCCACGGCGCCGTCGATCGTCAGTATCTCCTCGATTGCCATCCGGCCTCGGTAGCCGGAGAAACCGCACTGCGCGCACCCCTTCGGCTTCCGGATCGCCACGGGCTGATCGAACCCCGTCGGTGGCCGCCACCGCTCGGGCAGCGTGGCAGTGTCCGAGGGCTCGGCGCACTTGGGACACAGGCGCCGCAGCAGCCGCTGGGCGAGCACGCCCTTGAGCGCCGCGGCGATCTTGAATCCCTCGATGCCGATGTCGCGCAGCCGCATGACGGACGCCGCGGCGTCGTCGGTGTGGAGCGTCGAGAGCACGAAGTGGCCGGACAGCGCCGCCTGCCAAGCCGTTTGCGCCGTTTCCAGGTCGCGTATCTCGCCCAGGAGAACGACATCCGGGTCCTGCCGCAGCACCGAGCGCAGCGCGGTCGCGAAGGTGAACCCCTGCTTCTCGTTGACCTGGATCTGGTTGACGCCCTCCAGGCGGTACTCGACGGGGTCCTCGACGGTCACGATCTTGATGTCCCCGGTGTGCAGCTTGTCCAGCGCCGCGTACAGCGTGCTCGTCTTGCCGCTCCCGGTCGGGCCGGTGACGAGGACGATCCCTTCCCGGTAGGAGAGCAGCTTCTCGATGGTGGCGCGCTCGTCCGGCCAGAGGCCCATCGCGTCGAGCTTGAGCGTGGCGGACGCCGGGTCGAGGAGCCGCACCACGATCTTCTCGCCGTGCCGCGCGACGGGGATGCTCGACACGCGCATGTCCCACTGCTTGCCGTCCACCCGCGCCAGGGCGCGCCCGTCGTGCGGGTGCAGTGGGTCGGAGATGTCCAGCTTGGCGAGCACCTTCATGCGCCGCGCGACCGAGCCGGCGGCGCTCCGCGGCACCCGCATCACTTCGCGCATCACGCCGTCCACGCAGTACCGGATGACCAGCCCCTGCTCGCCGGGCTCGAAGTGAATGTCGCTGGCTCGCTCGCGAACGGCGTCGGCGATCGTCGCGTCCACCAGCCGCGCCGTGGGTGCGTCCACCGCATCCGCCGCGGCCGCCTCGACCCTGTCGTCCTCCACCGACTCGACGGTGGCCTGGGGACCGAGCCCGCCCACCAGGCGCTCGATGGAACGCTCGGGGCGGTAGATCTCGTCGACGCGGCGCGCCAGTAGCCCGGGGAGGCTGTAGAGGAACTCCACCTGCCGTCCGGCCACGAAACCGAGCGCCTGCTCGGCGTCGAGGTCGAGCGGGTTGGCAGTGGCGATGCGGATCACCCGGTTCGTGGCGGAGAGGGGAAGGGCCGCGTACTGTCGCGCCACGTTCTCGGGGACGAACTGAACGGCGGCGGGCTCGACCTTGTCGAGCTTGGCGACGGGCACGTGCGCCGCGCGAGCCAGCAGCACTCCGACCTGGTTCGCGTCAGCCAGGTTCCGCTCGATGACGACTGCCGCCACCCATTCCGGCGCTTCGGCGCGGATCGCTTCGGCCTGGTCGTGCTTCAGCAGCCCCTCGCGCTCGAGCGCAGCCAGGCCCCACGCATCGCGCGGGAAACGCACCGGCGCGGGCATGGATTGCGTTCGTCGCGGTGTGGTCATCGGCTATAAGTAGCCGCAGTTTGTCTCGCTAGTCAACGCGAGTAGATTCAGCGCGTGGCGCCTCAGAAGACCGTATCACGATGATCGCGCGCGGCGAGGCCGTTGTCCCGGGGGACAAGTCCATCACTCATCGCGCGCTCTTCCTGGCGGCCCTCACCGCCGGGCGGTGCGCGTTCCAGGGCGCGCTGGCGGCCGGCGACACCCGCGCCACCGCCGCATGTCTGCGGGCGCTCGGCGTGCGGGTAGGGCCGCTCGCCGACCACCGCACCGTCAGGGTGGATGGCGGCGGGCTCCGGCCATTCCACCAGCCAAGCGCGGTGCTCGACTGCCGCAACTCCGGCACGACCGCGCGTCTCCTCCTCGGCCTGCTCGCCGGGAATCCACTGGAAGCGACTCTGACCGGCGACCGCAGCCTCCGCCGCCGCCCCATGGGCCGCGTCGCCGAGCCGCTCGCCGCCATGGGCGCCGGCATCTCGGCGTCTGAAGGCGGGCGCCTTCCACTCACCGTGCGCGGTGGCGCGCTCCGTTCCTACCGTCACCAGAGCCCCATTGCCAGCGCCCAAGTCAAGACCGCACTCCTCTTCGCGGGCCTCGCGGGCAAGGTCAGCGTCACCGTGAGCGAGCCGGTGGTTTCGCGCGACCACACCGAGCGCCTGCTCCAGCTGCTAGGCGTGTCGGTGACGATCGAAGGGACGTCGGTCACGCTGCAGCCCGTCGACGCCCTCCCGGCCTTCGGCGGCGAGATC
The DNA window shown above is from Gemmatimonadales bacterium and carries:
- the aroA gene encoding 3-phosphoshikimate 1-carboxyvinyltransferase; translation: MIARGEAVVPGDKSITHRALFLAALTAGRCAFQGALAAGDTRATAACLRALGVRVGPLADHRTVRVDGGGLRPFHQPSAVLDCRNSGTTARLLLGLLAGNPLEATLTGDRSLRRRPMGRVAEPLAAMGAGISASEGGRLPLTVRGGALRSYRHQSPIASAQVKTALLFAGLAGKVSVTVSEPVVSRDHTERLLQLLGVSVTIEGTSVTLQPVDALPAFGGEIPGDISSAAYLLAAGVLADSGDLTVRGVGVNPTRAGFLRVLERMGATVVQEERWISLGEPAATLRAQPATLKAVEVEADEIPSLVDEVPLLACLAARAEGTSVFRGVGELRVKESDRLALVAGNLTALGVRAYTEGDTLWVEGTDAPPIGPVVTAGDHRLAMAFAVLGKVPGARVALDDERCVAISYPNFFRDLGAVLHHA
- a CDS encoding response regulator; protein product: MAKILIVEDNPDNMKLFKAVLAVRGHTVVGLTGGEQLVETFRAEKPELVLLDIQLPGEDGFQLMEKLRGSGDAMPPIVALTAHAMSGDREKALKAGFDGYLTKPIDVMSFGTSVEAYIGKK
- a CDS encoding ATPase, T2SS/T4P/T4SS family; this encodes MPAPVRFPRDAWGLAALEREGLLKHDQAEAIRAEAPEWVAAVVIERNLADANQVGVLLARAAHVPVAKLDKVEPAAVQFVPENVARQYAALPLSATNRVIRIATANPLDLDAEQALGFVAGRQVEFLYSLPGLLARRVDEIYRPERSIERLVGGLGPQATVESVEDDRVEAAAADAVDAPTARLVDATIADAVRERASDIHFEPGEQGLVIRYCVDGVMREVMRVPRSAAGSVARRMKVLAKLDISDPLHPHDGRALARVDGKQWDMRVSSIPVARHGEKIVVRLLDPASATLKLDAMGLWPDERATIEKLLSYREGIVLVTGPTGSGKTSTLYAALDKLHTGDIKIVTVEDPVEYRLEGVNQIQVNEKQGFTFATALRSVLRQDPDVVLLGEIRDLETAQTAWQAALSGHFVLSTLHTDDAAASVMRLRDIGIEGFKIAAALKGVLAQRLLRRLCPKCAEPSDTATLPERWRPPTGFDQPVAIRKPKGCAQCGFSGYRGRMAIEEILTIDGAVAELIATGALSEQIVESGRRYGMKTLWESALRRVWSGETGYDEAVRVIGEPVLKPVAAPTAPPAPSPLAHVAAAAPPPPSEPVETPPAPGPPLVLIADDDVYIRNLERAILESQGFDVAEAVDGADALEQAQRLQPAILLLDMDMPRLNGYGVLEALRQRLAGRAVPVIVVTAHDDPETETRCIELGAEDYVTKPIQPASLIARIRAVLRRVGARS